A single Oryza brachyantha chromosome 8, ObraRS2, whole genome shotgun sequence DNA region contains:
- the LOC102700546 gene encoding uncharacterized protein LOC102700546 isoform X2, which translates to MEGQGGTRTRRRAATAAASPGRNKVWVEPPGKSHHQPPPRSPPPPLSPSSKRVAVVYYLCRNRHLEHPHFIEVPLASPEGLYLRDVINRLNVLRGKGMAAMYSWSCKSRSYKNGFVWHDLSEDDLVLPAQGNEYILKGSELLDRSPPDRQQNGVGEPKVETLKHLPEESPHSRGSQEGCSSSSSPSAVTKEASPPPPTPQPQQQAQSATLLPSSSASTNREDDQCRTPRSGSSGNLSPEPAGRVAPPLSEASSPGPSEYRVCKPIGAQDASTQTDDSERDVPERNTRMTGVCTEDGTSDAEIQECHQRSTQPSPKGPGVVRESPLVCSSDASPGGRVETLESLIRAEASRRSSFRALEEEHLFAPMGVKFKPANLLMQLITCGSISVKDHRSFGLIPTYRPRFTQVEFPSPMFSTPMALRHLDNVPCNARTIGMRIPESEYFSGSLVETKRQEESGKVGTPTLKRSSSYDEDRVCRVSDSNRDMESMAESGSFRCLPQTIKMISCKQSRSGTILSPNSDVRNSSSRQECSTRSSPLGSSKSASNRMTDLSLGKLSSSRVESFHEEKEKVIKIEESLLLELGL; encoded by the exons ATGGAGGGTCAGGGTGGCACGAggacgcgccgtcgcgccgccaccgccgccgccagccctGGCCGTAACAAGGTCTGGGTCGAGCCACCGGGCAAGAGCCACCACCAgcctccgccgcgctcgccgcccccgccccttTCCCCGTCATCCAAGAGGGTCGCGGTGGTCTACTACCTCTGCCGCAACCGCCATCTGGAGCATCCACACTTCATCGAGGTGCCGCTCGCCTCACCGGAGGGACTCTACCTGCGAG ATGTGATTAACCGCCTCAACGTGCTTCGAGGGAAGGGCATGGCGGCCATGTACTCCTGGTCGTGCAAGAG CAGGAGCTACAAGAATGGCTTCGTGTGGCACGACCTGTCGGAGGACGACCTCGTGCTCCCGGCGCAGGGCAACGAGTACATCCTCAAGGGCTCCGAGCTCCTCGACCGATCACCACCAG ATCGGCAGCAGAATGGCGTTGGCGAGCCCAAGGTTGAGACCCTGAAGCACCTTCCAGAAGAGTCCCCTCATTCGCGAGGATCGCAGGAAGggtgctcgtcgtcgtcatctccATCTGCTGTTACAAAAGAGGCCTCCCCACCACCTCCTACACCCCAACCACAGCAGCAGGCACAATCGGCTACGTTGCTGCCTTCGTCGTCTGCTTCCACCAACCGTGAGGATGACCAGTGCAGGACTCCCCGTTCTGGCTCATCTGGAAACCTGTCCCCTGAACCGGCAGGAAGAGTTGCTCCTCCGTTATCAGAGGCAAGCTCTCCAGGACCTTCAGAGTACAGAGTTTGCAAGCCCATCGGAGCCCAGGATGCATCCACGCAGACCGACGACAGTGAGAGGGACGTTCCTGAGAGGAATACTCGTATGACAGGGGTATGCACAGAGGATGGTACATCAGACGCTGAGATTCAAGAATGTCATCAAAGGAGTACACAACCATCGCCAAAGGGTCCTGGAGTTGTTCGAGAATCACCACTGGTGTGCTCCTCTGATGCTTCTCCAGGTGGTAGAGTTGAGACATTGGAGTCCCTGATAAGGGCAGAAGCCAGTAGGAGGAGTAGCTTTAGGGCCCTAGAGGAGGAACATCTCTTTGCCCCAATGGGTGTAAAGTTCAAGCCTGCCAATTTGCTCATGCAGCTGATCACTTGTGGCTCTATTTCTGTTAAGGATCACCGGAGCTTTGGGCTCATCCCAACATACAGGCCTCGGTTTACACAAGTTGAGTTCCCTTCTCCAATGTTCTCTACCCCTATGGCGTTGCGGCACCTCGACAACGTTCCTTGTAACGCTAGAACAATTGGAATGAGAATTCCAGAATCAGAATATTTCAGTGGAAGCTTGGTCGAGACAAAGAGGCAGGAAGAGTCAGGGAAAGTAGGAACACCAACGCTTAAACGCTCGTCTTCTTACGATGAGGACAG AGTCTGTAGAGTATCAGATTCCAACAGAGACATGGAAAGTATGGCTGAGTCAGGCAGTTTCAGGTGTTTGCCACAGACTATCAAAATGATATCATGTAAGCAATCTAGAAGTGGAACAATATTGTCTCCCAACTCTGATGTCAGGAACAGCTCTAGTCGACAAGAGTGTAGTACTAGATCCTCACCGCTGGGTTCATCAAAAAGTGCAAGCAATAGGATGACTGATTTATCACTCGGTAAACTATCTTCTTCAAGGGTGGAATCATTCCATGAGGAAAAGGAGAAGGTGATCAAGATCGAAGAAA GCTTGCTTCTGGAGCTCGGGTTATAA
- the LOC102700821 gene encoding superoxide dismutase [Cu-Zn], chloroplastic → MAAQTLLFSATALFQSPSSARPFHPLRLVAGPGGAAAARALVVADATKKAVAVLKGTSQVEGVVTLTQEDEGPTTVNVRVTGLTPGLHGFHLHEFGDTTNGCISTGPHFNPNNLTHGAPEDEVRHAGDLGNIVANAEGVAEATIVDSQILLTGPNSVVGRAFVVHELEDDLGKGGHELSLSTGNAGGRLACGVVGLTPL, encoded by the exons atggccgcgcagaccctcctcttctccgccaccgccctcTTCCAGTCCCCTTCCTCTGCTCGCCCTTTCCACCCgctccgcctcgtcgccggccccgggggcgccgccgctgccagggcgctcgtcgtcgccgacgccaccaAGAAGGCCGTCGCCGTGCTCAAGGGCACCTCCCAGGTCGAGGGCGTCGTCACACTCACCCAGGAAGACGAAG GTCCTACAACAGTCAACGTTCGTGTAACAGGACTTACTCCTGGACTTCACGGCTTCCACCTT CACGAGTTTGGCGATACTACAAATGGGTGCATATCAACAG GACCACATTTTAACCCAAACAATTTGACGCACGGTGCACCAGAAGATGAAGTGCGTCATGCGGGTGACCTGGGAAACATTGTTGCCAATGCTGAAG GGGTAGCTGAGGCAACCATTGTTGATAGCCAG ATTCTTCTTACCGGACCAAATTCTGTTGTTGGGAGAGCATTCGTTGTTCATGAGCTTGAAGATGATTTGGGGAAGG GGGGGCATGAGCTTAGCCTCAGTACTGGAAATGCCGGTGGGCGACTTGCATGTG GTGTCGTTGGCCTGACCCCGCTGTAG
- the LOC121055177 gene encoding expansin-A32-like produces the protein MMWWLGLGLVVVALVAEAAGGAKVHRNHGKFTAGPWKPAHATFYGGRDGSGTLDGACGYKDTSKEGYGVQTVAVSTALFNGGAGCGACYEVRCVDSPDGCNENAGATVVVTATNLCPPDPSKPGDNGGWCNPPREHLDLSMPAFLQIAQEKAGIVPISYRRVPCVKQGGLRYTITGNKYFILVMVANVGGAGDVAGLMVKGNKRVKWTTLKRNWGQEWQTSEDLTGESLTFRVMTGDHRKATSWHVLPRDWQFGVTYQATKNF, from the coding sequence ATGATGTGGTGGCTGGGGCTGGGGCTGGTGGTGGTTGCGTTGGTggccgaggcggccggcggcgcgaaggTGCACCGGAACCACGGGAAGTTCACGGCGGGGCCATGGAAGCCGGCGCACGCGACGTTCTACGGCGGGCGCGACGGGTCCGGCACGCTGGACGGGGCGTGCGGGTACAAGGACACGTCCAAGGAGGGGTACGGCGTGCAGACGGTGGCGGTGAGCACGGCGCTGTtcaacggcggcgccggctgcggCGCCTGCTACGAGGTGCGGTGCGTGGACAGCCCCGACGGGTGCAATGAAAACGCCGGCgcgacggtggtggtgacggcgacgaacCTGTGCCCGCCCGACCCCAGCAAGCCGGGCGACAACGGCGGGTGGTGCAACCCGCCGCGCGAGCACTTGGACCTGTCCATGCCGGCCTTCCTGCAGATCGCGCAGGAGAAGGCCGGCATCGTGCCCATCTCATACAGACGGGTGCCCTGCGTGAAGCAGGGAGGGCTGAGGTACACCATCACGGGGAACAAGTACTTCATCCTGGTGATGGTGGCCAACGTGGGGGGCGCGGGTGACGTGGCGGGGCTGATGGTGAAGGGGAACAAGCGGGTGAAGTGGACGACGCTGAAGCGCAACTGGGGGCAGGAGTGGCAGACGTCGGAGGACCTCACCGGAGAGTCGCTCACGTTCCGCGTCATGACCGGCGACCACCGCAAGGCCACCTCCTGGCACGTCCTCCCCCGCGACTGGCAGTTCGGCGTCACCTACCAGGCCACCAAGAACTTCTAG
- the LOC102708919 gene encoding LOW QUALITY PROTEIN: dnaJ homolog subfamily C member 28-like (The sequence of the model RefSeq protein was modified relative to this genomic sequence to represent the inferred CDS: deleted 1 base in 1 codon) has product MKRLPPLDPPRTSTKKNKKPSSQHRLAAVMDAVTDRKLPPELRGRANAVRAETDIINVVEQKIWHSMEEGHFENLPGKGKPLNLNSNPHADPAEDTLYRILSRNGCAPEWVELNKEIRGMIARWRLALRKAWANHSEDDHSTWHDDCRLLQEQIRQINDKVFRYNLIVPFGRQMFGLNWGKELDKLKLK; this is encoded by the exons ATGAAGCGCCTGCCTCCCCTGGATCCTCCGCGGACAAGCACCAAGAAGAATAAGAAGCCCTCGTCCCAGCACCGCCTGGCCGCTGTCATGGACGCCGTCACCGACCGCAAGCTC CCCCCCGAGCTCCGCGGCCGCGCCAACGCCGTCAG AGCTGAGACTGATATAATCAATGTTGTGGAACAAAAAATATGGCATTCAATGGAAGAAGGGCACTTCGAAAATCTTCCAGGGAAGGGAAAACCTTTAAACCTCAATTCAAACCCTCATGCAGATCCTGCAGAAGACACCCTTTACAGAATACTTTCGAGGAACGGTTGTGCACCCGAATGGGTTGAGCTGAACAAGGAAATCCGTGGCATGATTGCACGATGGAGATTGGCATTGAGGAAGGCTTGGGCAAACCACTCTGAGGATGATCATTCTACCTGGCATGACGATTGCAGGCTACTTCAGGAACAGATTCGCCAAATAAATGATAAG GTTTTCCGATACAACCTGATAGTTCCCTTTGGGCGGCAAATGTTTGGTCTTAACTGGGGCAAGGAGCTGGACAAATTGAAACTGAAGTaa
- the LOC102709485 gene encoding protein WALLS ARE THIN 1-like — protein sequence MAEADARRVCGLPERVQLHGAMLALQFGYAGFHVVSRLALNMGISKLVFPVYRNIIALILLVPFAYFLEKKDRPQLTLSFVVQFFLLALCGITANQGFYLLGLDNTSPTFASAIQNSVPAITFAMAAALRIERVRLDRRDGVAKVAGTLACVAGASVITLYKGPTIFGPAGGDKLTAAAIAGDGKNWTLGCVYLIGHCLSWSGWLVLQAPVLKKYPARLSVTSYTCFFGVIQFLIIAAFMERDADAWAFHSGSELFTILYAGFIASGVAFAVQIWCIDRGGPVFVAVYQPVQTLVVAIMASLTLGEKFYLGGIIGAVLIIAGLYLVLWGKNQERARIARDLLASSSSSTSSSAIAADRIAAKHASSATQPLLLPTSDNAV from the exons ATGGCGGAGGCGGATGCACGGAGGGTGTGCGGGTTGCCGGAGCGGGTGCAGCTCCATGGGGCGATGCTGGCGCTGCAGTTCGGTTACGCGGGGTTCCATGTGGTGTCGCGGCTGGCGCTGAACATGGGCATCAGCAAGCTCGTCTTCCCCGTCTACCGCAACATCATCGCCCTCATCCTCCTCGTCCCCTTCGCCTATTTCCTCgagaa GAAGGACCGGCCGCAGCTGACTCTGAGCTTCGTTGTCCAGTTCTTCCTCCTGGCGCTCTGCGGCATCACCGCCAACCAGGGCTTCTACCTCCTCGGCCTCGACAACACCTCccccaccttcgcctccgccatcCAGAACTCCGTCCCGGCCATCACcttcgccatggccgccgcgctCCG GATCGAGAGGGTTCGGCTGGACCGGCGCGACGGCGTGGCGAAAGTGGCGGGCACGCTGGCCTGCGTGGCGGGCGCGTCCGTCATCACGCTGTACAAGGGGCCCACCATCTTCGGGCCTGCAGGCGGCGACAagctgacggcggcggcgatcgccggcgacgggaaGAACTGGACGCTGGGGTGCGTGTACCTGATCGGGCACTGCCTGTCGTGGTCGGGGTGGCTGGTGCTGCAGGCGCCGGTGCTGAAGAAGTACCCGGCGAGGCTGTCGGTGACGTCCTACACCTGCTTCTTCGGCGTCATCCAGTTCCTCATCATCGCCGCCTTCATGGAGAGGGACGCCGACGCCTGGGCCTTCCACTCCGGCTCCGAGCTCTTCACCATCCTTTACGCC GGATTCATCGCGTCGGGAGTGGCATTCGCGGTGCAGATATGGTGCATCGACAGAGGGGGCCCGGTGTTCGTGGCGGTGTATCAGCCCGTCCAgacgctcgtcgtcgccatcatGGCCTCCCTCACCCTCGGCGAGAAGTTCTACCTCGGCGGCATCATCGGCGCCGTCCTCATCATCGCCGGCCTCTACCTCGTCCTCTGGGGCAAGAACCAGGAGCGTGCCCGCATCGCCAGGGacctcctcgcctcctcctcctcctccacctcctcctccgccattGCCGCCGACCGCATCGCCGCCAAGcacgcctcctccgccacccagcccctcctcctccccacctcCGACAACGCCGTCTAG
- the LOC102700546 gene encoding serine/arginine repetitive matrix protein 1-like isoform X1 codes for MEGQGGTRTRRRAATAAASPGRNKVWVEPPGKSHHQPPPRSPPPPLSPSSKRVAVVYYLCRNRHLEHPHFIEVPLASPEGLYLRDVINRLNVLRGKGMAAMYSWSCKRSYKNGFVWHDLSEDDLVLPAQGNEYILKGSELLDRSPPDRQQNGVGEPKVETLKHLPEESPHSRGSQEGCSSSSSPSAVTKEASPPPPTPQPQQQAQSATLLPSSSASTNREDDQCRTPRSGSSGNLSPEPAGRVAPPLSEASSPGPSEYRVCKPIGAQDASTQTDDSERDVPERNTRMTGVCTEDGTSDAEIQECHQRSTQPSPKGPGVVRESPLVCSSDASPGGRVETLESLIRAEASRRSSFRALEEEHLFAPMGVKFKPANLLMQLITCGSISVKDHRSFGLIPTYRPRFTQVEFPSPMFSTPMALRHLDNVPCNARTIGMRIPESEYFSGSLVETKRQEESGKVGTPTLKRSSSYDEDRVCRVSDSNRDMESMAESGSFRCLPQTIKMISCKQSRSGTILSPNSDVRNSSSRQECSTRSSPLGSSKSASNRMTDLSLGKLSSSRVESFHEEKEKVIKIEERLASGARVIIQSAPFCEESDDSTESL; via the exons ATGGAGGGTCAGGGTGGCACGAggacgcgccgtcgcgccgccaccgccgccgccagccctGGCCGTAACAAGGTCTGGGTCGAGCCACCGGGCAAGAGCCACCACCAgcctccgccgcgctcgccgcccccgccccttTCCCCGTCATCCAAGAGGGTCGCGGTGGTCTACTACCTCTGCCGCAACCGCCATCTGGAGCATCCACACTTCATCGAGGTGCCGCTCGCCTCACCGGAGGGACTCTACCTGCGAG ATGTGATTAACCGCCTCAACGTGCTTCGAGGGAAGGGCATGGCGGCCATGTACTCCTGGTCGTGCAAGAG GAGCTACAAGAATGGCTTCGTGTGGCACGACCTGTCGGAGGACGACCTCGTGCTCCCGGCGCAGGGCAACGAGTACATCCTCAAGGGCTCCGAGCTCCTCGACCGATCACCACCAG ATCGGCAGCAGAATGGCGTTGGCGAGCCCAAGGTTGAGACCCTGAAGCACCTTCCAGAAGAGTCCCCTCATTCGCGAGGATCGCAGGAAGggtgctcgtcgtcgtcatctccATCTGCTGTTACAAAAGAGGCCTCCCCACCACCTCCTACACCCCAACCACAGCAGCAGGCACAATCGGCTACGTTGCTGCCTTCGTCGTCTGCTTCCACCAACCGTGAGGATGACCAGTGCAGGACTCCCCGTTCTGGCTCATCTGGAAACCTGTCCCCTGAACCGGCAGGAAGAGTTGCTCCTCCGTTATCAGAGGCAAGCTCTCCAGGACCTTCAGAGTACAGAGTTTGCAAGCCCATCGGAGCCCAGGATGCATCCACGCAGACCGACGACAGTGAGAGGGACGTTCCTGAGAGGAATACTCGTATGACAGGGGTATGCACAGAGGATGGTACATCAGACGCTGAGATTCAAGAATGTCATCAAAGGAGTACACAACCATCGCCAAAGGGTCCTGGAGTTGTTCGAGAATCACCACTGGTGTGCTCCTCTGATGCTTCTCCAGGTGGTAGAGTTGAGACATTGGAGTCCCTGATAAGGGCAGAAGCCAGTAGGAGGAGTAGCTTTAGGGCCCTAGAGGAGGAACATCTCTTTGCCCCAATGGGTGTAAAGTTCAAGCCTGCCAATTTGCTCATGCAGCTGATCACTTGTGGCTCTATTTCTGTTAAGGATCACCGGAGCTTTGGGCTCATCCCAACATACAGGCCTCGGTTTACACAAGTTGAGTTCCCTTCTCCAATGTTCTCTACCCCTATGGCGTTGCGGCACCTCGACAACGTTCCTTGTAACGCTAGAACAATTGGAATGAGAATTCCAGAATCAGAATATTTCAGTGGAAGCTTGGTCGAGACAAAGAGGCAGGAAGAGTCAGGGAAAGTAGGAACACCAACGCTTAAACGCTCGTCTTCTTACGATGAGGACAG AGTCTGTAGAGTATCAGATTCCAACAGAGACATGGAAAGTATGGCTGAGTCAGGCAGTTTCAGGTGTTTGCCACAGACTATCAAAATGATATCATGTAAGCAATCTAGAAGTGGAACAATATTGTCTCCCAACTCTGATGTCAGGAACAGCTCTAGTCGACAAGAGTGTAGTACTAGATCCTCACCGCTGGGTTCATCAAAAAGTGCAAGCAATAGGATGACTGATTTATCACTCGGTAAACTATCTTCTTCAAGGGTGGAATCATTCCATGAGGAAAAGGAGAAGGTGATCAAGATCGAAGAAAG GCTTGCTTCTGGAGCTCGGGTTATAATCCAATCTGCACCCTTTTGTGAAGAGAGTGATGACAGCACTGAATCACTGTAA
- the LOC102709764 gene encoding malate dehydrogenase [NADP] 1, chloroplastic — translation MAGAAFDLSSPYSSSPAPLSSRRATSLLLLRRPHRPTFRCSLDAAPKQAQGPPAAVAAEEAPATRKECYGVFCTTYDLKADEKTKSWKSLVNVAVSGAAGMISNHLLFKLASGEVFGQNQPIALKLLGSERSIQALEGVAMELEDSLYPLLREVSIGIDPYVVFEDAEWALLIGAKPRGPGMERSALLDINGQIFAEQGKALNAVASRNVKVIVVGNPCNTNALICLKNAPNIPAKNFHALTRLDENRAKCQLALKAGVFYDKVSNMTIWGNHSTTQVPDFLNAKINGRPVKEVIKDTKWLEEEFTKTVQKRGGVLIEKWGRSSAASTAVSIVDAIRSLVTPTPEGDWFSTGVYTTGNPYGIAEDIVFSMPCRSKGDGDYELAKDVAMDDFLWERIKKSEAELLAEKRCVAHLTGEGNAFCDLPGDTMLPGEM, via the exons atGGCAGGTGCAGCCTTCGATCTCTCCTCCCCGtactcctcgtcgccggcccctctctcctctcgccgcgccacctccctcctcctcctccgacgccCGCACCGCCCCACCTTCCGCTGCTCCCTCGACGCCGCCCCAAA GCAGGCGCAAGGCCCACCCGCGGCggtcgcggcggaggaggcgccggcCACGCGCAAGGAGTGCTACGGCGTCTTCTGCACCACCTACGACCTCAAGGCG GATGAGAAGACCAAGTCCTGGAAGAGCTTAGTGAATGTTGCTGTGTCAGGTGCAGCCGGGATGATATCAAACCATCTACTTTTCAAA CTTGCCTCTGGTGAGGTGTTTGGACAGAACCAGCCAATAGCACTTAAGTTGTTGGGCTCTGAAAGATCAATACAAGCACTTGAAG GTGTGGCTATGGAATTGGAGGATTCACTGTATCCATTACTAAGGGAAGTCAGCATTGGTATAGACCCTTACGTAGTTTTTGAAGACGCAGAATGGGCTCTCCTAATTGGGGCTAAGCCTAGAGGCCCTGGAATGGAGCGATCTGCCTTACTAGATATCAACGGTCAAATCTTTGCTGAACAG GGGAAAGCACTTAACGCCGTGGCATCTCGGAATGTGAAAGTCATAGTTGTGGGAAACCCCTGTAACACTAA TGCATTGATTTGTTTAAAGAATGCTCCGAACATACCTGCTAAAAACTTTCATGCGTTGACGAGGTTGGATGAAAATAGAGCCAAATGCCAG ttGGCACTAAAAGCGGGTGTATTTTATGACAAAGTATCAAATATGACAATTTGGGGGAACCATTCAACAACTCAG GTTCCTGATTTTTTGAATGCTAAAATTAATGGAAGACCAGTGAAAGAAGTCATTAAAGACACAAAGTGGTTAGAAGAGGAATTCACCAAAACAGTTCAAAAG CGTGGAGGAGTCCTCATTGAGAAGTGGGGCAGATCTTCAGCTGCATCAACTGCCGTTTCCATAGTGGATGCTATTAGGTCGCTTGTAACTCCTACACCAGAAGGCGATTGGTTCTCTACTGGG GTTTATACGACTGGAAATCCTTATGGCATAGCAGAGGACATCGTGTTCAGCATGCCATGCAGGTCAAAG GGTGATGGTGACTATGAACTAGCTAAAGATGTGGCAATGGACGATTTCCTCTGGGAACGGATCAAAAAG
- the LOC102709198 gene encoding polcalcin Phl p 7 gives MAASSADMERIFKRFDSNGDGKISLSELTDALRTLGSTSADEVQRMMAEIDTDGDGFIDFNEFISFCNANPGLMKDVAKVF, from the coding sequence ATGGCGGCTTCATCTGCTGACATGGAGAGGATCTTCAAGCGGTTCGACagcaacggcgacggcaagaTCTCGCTGTCGGAGCTGACCGACGCGCTGCGGACGCTGGGGTCGACGTCGGCCGACGAGGTGCAGCGCATGATGGCCGAGATCgacaccgacggcgacggcttcaTCGACTTCAACGAGTTCATCTCCTTCTGCAACGCCAACCCGGGACTCATGAAGGACGTCGCCAAGGTCTTCTGA